In Pseudobacter ginsenosidimutans, the following are encoded in one genomic region:
- a CDS encoding XrtN system VIT domain-containing protein, with amino-acid sequence MKKLRQDSLYLFGLILTCIAAIVGALPFFGTNSNEQGVFMFSFGITFIFFLTLLVSGRLKKGRNGLAPFFLFLVMFLISAYALNREIQIFHVSTNWLNVLLVLSCVNYIAIFWYDEMPCWLKLAHVFIISVSLLLFVYLSLYLVPQYAFSAFFFWVLFLPMHSFVPLLLVIYSIKWLVKVSENNKQVAVSIWSGIGLVMVFIIAYVTAWNIRVNAINRHYRNADADPSKSLPVWVRTASKVPANWLTERILKTDSRFGTSAIQGSNRNWFWNAPTIRRSNEFRHDPLITIATAFNGHLIMPVEERLRILLAVFNERHQAEERLWSGDDLYTEEVNSTIQIWPQYRISYTDMVIKVRCGYGESRWRPEEEAIYSFSLPEGSAVTALSLWVDGNEMPGILTTKQKADSAYRTIVGREARDPSVLHWQEGNRVSVRVFPVFPGKYRRFRVGITTPLQIRKGKLEYRNIGMEGPSHTLAQKPVTLQLMGPVNELELPGGFAPAQKNSYERKGRSGTDWSITMSASRPVSPQAFSFKGQAYNVKDYVHHRAHFQPAHVYLDLNKAWTYDEYYWALQLPGHHKTFVCRDEQLEEVTEKNKDVLFKELHQQQFSLFPVHQIANVDTALLISKSAGSSPNLADLKETKFLDSLKAFATPRPRLRLFCIDGELSPYLRSLKEYRIFHFEQGSIDDCSLLMAREEFSMDAEDENQVVIDHSRMMITRSKDSTASVAPDHLMRLFAYNHVMQQAGAGLLNGEAPADSLVAEAAEAHVVTPVSSLVVLESQKDYDRFDIKETDGLKNAAKSSTGAVPEPHEWALIILAVFLLFTLKFGPVWKRRWS; translated from the coding sequence ATGAAAAAGCTACGGCAAGATTCGCTCTATCTTTTTGGGTTGATCCTCACCTGCATCGCCGCTATCGTAGGAGCCCTTCCCTTCTTCGGCACAAACTCCAATGAGCAGGGGGTGTTCATGTTCAGTTTCGGAATAACATTCATCTTTTTCCTGACCTTACTGGTCAGTGGAAGACTGAAGAAAGGCCGGAATGGCCTGGCTCCGTTTTTCCTTTTCCTGGTCATGTTCCTGATCAGCGCCTATGCGCTTAACCGTGAGATACAGATCTTCCATGTTTCCACAAACTGGCTGAATGTATTACTGGTGCTGAGCTGCGTCAACTACATCGCAATTTTCTGGTACGATGAAATGCCGTGCTGGCTGAAGCTGGCGCATGTATTCATCATAAGTGTAAGCCTTTTGTTGTTTGTGTACCTGTCTCTTTACCTGGTTCCGCAATACGCGTTCAGCGCCTTTTTCTTCTGGGTATTGTTCCTGCCCATGCACAGTTTTGTACCGCTATTGCTGGTGATCTATTCCATTAAATGGCTGGTGAAAGTATCGGAAAACAACAAGCAGGTGGCCGTCTCCATCTGGAGCGGGATCGGTCTGGTAATGGTTTTCATCATTGCTTATGTTACTGCCTGGAATATCCGGGTGAATGCTATCAACCGGCATTACAGGAATGCAGATGCCGATCCCAGCAAATCGTTGCCGGTATGGGTGCGTACTGCATCGAAGGTTCCCGCCAACTGGCTAACGGAAAGGATATTGAAAACCGATTCAAGGTTCGGTACTTCCGCAATACAGGGAAGTAACCGAAACTGGTTCTGGAATGCGCCAACCATCAGGAGAAGCAATGAATTCAGGCATGATCCGCTGATCACTATTGCCACAGCATTCAATGGTCATCTCATCATGCCGGTGGAAGAACGGCTCAGGATCCTGCTGGCGGTATTCAATGAAAGGCATCAGGCGGAAGAAAGACTATGGTCGGGAGATGATCTGTATACGGAAGAAGTGAATTCCACTATCCAGATCTGGCCGCAGTATCGCATATCCTATACCGATATGGTGATCAAAGTGCGATGTGGTTATGGGGAATCGAGATGGAGGCCTGAAGAGGAAGCCATCTATTCATTCTCACTCCCGGAAGGTTCTGCCGTAACAGCTCTCAGCTTATGGGTTGATGGCAATGAAATGCCGGGCATACTTACCACTAAACAGAAAGCGGACTCAGCCTACAGGACTATTGTTGGCCGTGAAGCACGCGACCCGTCAGTATTGCACTGGCAGGAAGGTAATCGTGTTTCTGTGCGGGTATTTCCGGTTTTCCCGGGTAAATACAGAAGGTTCAGGGTGGGCATTACCACTCCACTTCAAATCAGAAAAGGAAAACTGGAATACAGGAACATCGGTATGGAAGGTCCTTCGCATACACTTGCCCAGAAACCTGTGACGCTGCAATTGATGGGGCCTGTAAACGAACTTGAACTGCCTGGAGGTTTCGCGCCAGCGCAAAAGAATTCCTATGAACGCAAAGGCCGTTCCGGCACAGACTGGAGCATTACCATGTCTGCCAGCAGACCGGTCTCTCCGCAGGCATTCAGCTTTAAAGGACAAGCTTATAACGTAAAAGATTATGTGCATCATCGCGCACATTTTCAACCCGCCCATGTATACTTGGATCTCAACAAAGCCTGGACTTATGATGAGTACTATTGGGCTTTGCAACTCCCCGGCCACCACAAAACATTTGTATGCCGGGATGAACAATTAGAAGAAGTAACAGAAAAGAACAAGGATGTTTTGTTCAAAGAACTGCATCAGCAACAGTTCAGCCTCTTTCCCGTTCACCAGATCGCCAATGTGGATACAGCCCTGCTGATCAGTAAGAGTGCTGGAAGTTCTCCCAATCTGGCTGACCTGAAGGAAACAAAATTCCTCGATTCACTGAAAGCATTCGCTACGCCGCGGCCACGTCTCCGGTTGTTTTGTATCGATGGCGAACTATCGCCCTACCTGCGCAGCCTGAAGGAGTACCGCATCTTTCATTTTGAGCAGGGAAGTATCGATGATTGCAGCCTGCTGATGGCCAGGGAAGAGTTTTCCATGGATGCCGAGGATGAGAACCAGGTGGTGATCGATCACAGCCGTATGATGATCACCCGCAGCAAAGATTCCACTGCCTCCGTTGCGCCGGACCATCTCATGCGTTTGTTTGCCTACAATCATGTGATGCAACAGGCAGGTGCCGGCTTGCTGAATGGTGAAGCGCCCGCGGATTCATTGGTAGCGGAAGCTGCGGAAGCCCATGTGGTAACGCCTGTGAGCAGCCTGGTGGTGCTGGAATCCCAAAAAGATTATGACCGCTTCGATATAAAAGAAACGGACGGCTTGAAGAATGCTGCGAAATCTTCTACCGGCGCAGTTCCTGAGCCGCACGAATGGGCGCTGATCATTCTTGCTGTTTTCCTTTTGTTCACTTTAAAATTCGGTCCGGTATGGAAAAGAAGATGGAGCTAA
- the xrtN gene encoding exosortase N produces MEKKMELRWPQQLLTASGKLPLWVWAAFMGYAVIMIVILHDYIGWKSVNVVLGLMSLPLVTRITAKNGNHYRYGLIAIATAVLACFVPTNTMLYFSIVFALLFVTEAGIGRINLMPLIMAILMSPLVQYAADVFSFPVRLQLTELVGKGMQLAGMEVTVRGNMILYMNNEFAVDPACMGLNMLVTSMITGLMMIAVNQQRYNRTLSNKWLLPVLTVMIVLNVFSNCVRMICLVLFNVLPDHPAHGWIGIACLFLYVMLPAMWLSGWLIRRYGKDNIARPVIAARLTGMGMLTAQLLLIISVAIAASVIKKEKAALQLDTSPVPIAAGWSVSRVDASILKLDNPQSLVYIKSIPGFYSGDHHPMICWRGSGFSFRQIEEQRIASNTVYTAILDDGAQKLYTAWWYDNGSSRTIDQFTWRWDVFRGANKYALINLTASSETELKAMTAEVMKKQPFNHILTGM; encoded by the coding sequence ATGGAAAAGAAGATGGAGCTAAGATGGCCGCAGCAGTTGCTGACTGCTTCAGGAAAATTACCGTTATGGGTATGGGCTGCTTTCATGGGTTACGCTGTCATCATGATCGTGATCCTGCATGACTATATCGGATGGAAATCAGTGAATGTAGTACTTGGACTGATGAGCCTTCCGCTGGTAACCCGCATCACTGCAAAGAACGGGAACCACTACAGGTATGGCCTGATTGCTATTGCCACCGCCGTGCTGGCCTGCTTTGTGCCCACTAATACTATGTTGTATTTCTCCATCGTGTTTGCCCTGCTGTTTGTAACGGAAGCGGGTATTGGCCGCATCAACCTGATGCCGCTGATCATGGCGATCCTGATGTCGCCGCTGGTGCAATACGCTGCCGATGTATTCAGTTTTCCGGTAAGACTCCAGCTGACGGAGCTGGTTGGAAAAGGAATGCAGCTGGCGGGTATGGAAGTGACGGTAAGGGGCAATATGATCTTATACATGAACAATGAATTTGCTGTTGATCCTGCCTGCATGGGCCTCAATATGCTGGTGACCTCCATGATCACGGGGTTGATGATGATTGCGGTTAACCAGCAACGATATAACAGAACGCTGAGCAACAAATGGCTGCTGCCGGTACTGACAGTGATGATAGTGCTGAATGTTTTTTCCAATTGCGTACGCATGATCTGCCTTGTGCTTTTCAATGTATTGCCGGATCATCCTGCGCATGGATGGATCGGGATCGCCTGTCTTTTTCTCTATGTGATGTTACCTGCCATGTGGTTATCCGGCTGGCTGATCAGAAGATATGGGAAAGATAATATTGCCAGACCGGTGATTGCGGCGAGGCTAACAGGCATGGGTATGCTCACAGCACAATTACTGCTGATCATATCCGTGGCCATTGCAGCATCGGTGATCAAAAAAGAGAAAGCCGCGCTGCAGCTGGATACATCACCTGTGCCAATAGCGGCTGGATGGAGTGTAAGCCGCGTGGATGCTTCCATTCTGAAACTCGATAACCCGCAAAGCCTTGTGTATATCAAATCGATCCCGGGTTTCTACAGCGGGGATCACCATCCGATGATCTGCTGGCGCGGAAGCGGCTTTTCCTTCCGTCAGATAGAAGAACAACGCATCGCTTCCAATACAGTGTACACGGCCATCCTGGACGATGGCGCCCAAAAACTGTACACGGCCTGGTGGTACGATAACGGCTCCAGCCGTACCATCGATCAATTCACCTGGCGATGGGATGTATTCCGCGGCGCTAATAAATATGCACTCATCAATCTTACTGCTTCTTCTGAAACTGAACTGAAAGCCATGACAGCTGAGGTGATGAAGAAGCAACCATTCAACCATATCCTAACGGGCATGTGA
- a CDS encoding DUF4153 domain-containing protein, translating into MQNNSTAIRWVLAGGVLFSLVFFHEKLALNLVLFDLFILAALFLQYAEARQNAAVRWFALGHLTSLAMLVLHNTVLSVFACVITLALTVAYGLYLHRSPWYAGASGIANIFVSPYLFFRDLFTNQKREKKKRKWTKLIRFAILPVFLLVFFFGIYSIGNSALNQFTEKLINEISWALERFIETFSWGRFLLLLLGLMVSSALLLKRHSRHLSEKDLAHDDDLQRKRITWAERSHNPSTTWWPLSWENWQRE; encoded by the coding sequence ATGCAAAATAATTCAACTGCTATCCGCTGGGTATTGGCCGGTGGTGTGCTCTTCAGCCTCGTTTTCTTTCATGAGAAACTGGCATTGAACCTTGTACTGTTCGATCTTTTTATTCTGGCAGCATTATTCCTACAATACGCCGAAGCCAGGCAAAACGCTGCGGTGAGATGGTTTGCACTTGGCCATCTCACCAGCCTGGCTATGCTGGTGCTGCACAATACGGTGCTGAGCGTGTTCGCCTGTGTGATCACACTGGCGCTTACTGTGGCGTATGGACTGTACCTGCACAGAAGTCCCTGGTATGCCGGCGCTTCAGGGATCGCCAATATTTTTGTGAGCCCTTATCTTTTTTTCAGAGACCTGTTCACTAATCAAAAAAGAGAAAAGAAGAAAAGAAAATGGACCAAACTGATCCGCTTCGCCATTCTTCCTGTTTTCCTGCTCGTATTCTTTTTCGGAATCTATTCAATCGGCAACAGTGCACTGAACCAGTTCACTGAAAAACTGATCAACGAAATTTCATGGGCACTCGAAAGATTTATCGAAACTTTCTCCTGGGGCCGCTTCCTGCTCCTGTTACTGGGGCTGATGGTCTCCTCTGCCTTATTGCTGAAAAGACATTCACGCCATCTTTCTGAAAAAGATCTGGCGCATGATGATGACCTGCAAAGAAAGCGTATCACCTGGGCTGAGAGAAGTCATAACCCTTCTACAACCTGGTGGCCACTTTCATGGGAAAACTGGCAACGGGAATGA
- a CDS encoding DUF4153 domain-containing protein: MGKLATGMMALKNENTTGLISLLSLNALLLVVNILDLNNIWLNYDPSKEQAMSQLVHEGTYVLIFSIVMAMMVVLFFFKGNLNFYNRNKWLKYGAYCWIIQNTFLVASVFMRDLYYIQRHGLAYKRLGVLFFLLMVLIGLISVALKVKNRKTNYYLLRVNATAAIIVLVMASTVHWDELIAGYNLSRKDKLDLDVPFLLTLSDKTIPLLEKNIAFLQQLEDKAPPKVERDFYDAGSCNACFVEQLKYKEKQFLKKQSAYSWLSWNYADNYVKRYLTYLSTSH, translated from the coding sequence ATGGGAAAACTGGCAACGGGAATGATGGCGCTGAAGAATGAGAATACTACAGGACTGATCAGCCTTTTATCACTGAACGCACTGTTATTGGTTGTAAATATCCTCGACTTGAATAATATCTGGCTCAATTATGATCCCTCCAAAGAACAGGCAATGTCACAACTGGTGCATGAAGGCACTTATGTGCTCATCTTCTCCATTGTGATGGCCATGATGGTGGTGCTGTTCTTCTTCAAAGGCAACCTGAATTTCTACAACAGGAACAAATGGTTGAAGTACGGCGCTTACTGCTGGATCATTCAAAACACTTTCCTGGTGGCTTCTGTTTTTATGCGCGACCTCTATTATATCCAGCGCCACGGGCTTGCCTATAAAAGATTGGGCGTGCTGTTCTTTCTGCTGATGGTATTGATTGGATTGATCTCGGTTGCGCTGAAAGTGAAAAACAGGAAAACGAATTATTACCTGCTCCGGGTGAATGCAACAGCCGCGATCATTGTGCTGGTAATGGCCAGTACGGTACATTGGGATGAACTGATAGCTGGTTATAACCTGAGCAGGAAAGATAAGCTGGACCTGGATGTACCCTTTCTGCTTACTTTATCTGACAAGACCATTCCACTGCTGGAAAAGAATATCGCCTTCCTGCAGCAGCTGGAAGACAAAGCGCCACCCAAAGTGGAGCGTGATTTTTATGACGCGGGATCCTGCAATGCCTGTTTTGTTGAGCAATTGAAATACAAAGAAAAACAGTTTCTGAAAAAACAATCTGCATACTCCTGGCTCAGCTGGAATTATGCAGACAACTACGTGAAACGATATTTGACTTATCTTTCAACATCACATTGA